One segment of Vicia villosa cultivar HV-30 ecotype Madison, WI unplaced genomic scaffold, Vvil1.0 ctg.000621F_1_1, whole genome shotgun sequence DNA contains the following:
- the LOC131629875 gene encoding probable LRR receptor-like serine/threonine-protein kinase At1g67720: MESSLLFFFLSFTTSLVLLLPFTSSQIMQGFVSLDCGGTESFTDEIGLDWTPDNKLTYGEIATISVANETRKQYSTLRYFPADSRKYCYTLDVISRTRYLLRATFLYGNFDKNNVYPKFDISVGATHWSTIVISDADSIEMRELIFLASSSTVSVCLSNATTGQPFLSTLELRQFNGSVYFTEFEKQFYLSVSARINFGAESDAPIRYPDDPFDRIWMSDSVKKANYLVDVAAGTEKISTNEPIFVNRDDIPPMKVMQTAVVGTNGSLTYRLNLDGFPGTAWAVTYFAEIEDLRPTESRKFRLMLPGQPEISKIIVNIAENALGKYRLYEPGFVNLTLPFVLSFKFGKTADSSKGPLLNAMEINKYLEKNNGSPDVEAISGVLSRYSSANWTQEGGDPCLPVSWSWIHCSSDPQPRIISILLSSKNLTGNIPSDITKLVGLVELWLDGNMLTGPIPDFTGCTDLKIIHLENNQFTGELPASLVNLPSLRELYVQNNMLSGAVPPELLSKNLVLNYSGNINLHKGSKTKSHIYIIIGSAVGASVLLLATVISCLVMRKGKKKYYEKDHIVSVPSWKSDDPAESAHCFSLAEIESATNNFEKRIGSGGFGIVYYGKLKEGKEIAVKVLRNNSYQGKREFSNEVTLLSRIHHRNLVQLLGYCREEDNSILVYEFMHNGTLKEHLYGPLVHGQSISWIKRLEIAEDSAKGIEYLHTGCVPVVIHRDLKSSNILLDTHMRAKVSDFGLSKLAVDGVSHVSSIVRGTVGYLDPEYYISQQLTDKSDVYSFGVILLELISGQEAISNESFGIHCRNIVQWAKLHIESGDIQGIIDPLLGNNYDLQSMWKIAEKALMCVQPHGDMRPSISEVLKEIQDAISIEREAETSRECNSDEVSKNSFHSSMNIGSMDLGRVESFLSIDESIAQPTAR, translated from the exons ATGGAGAGTTCTttactcttcttctttctctccttCACAACTTCACTCGTTCTCCTTCTCCCTTTTACATCTTCTCAGATCATGCAAG GTTTTGTAAGTTTGGACTGTGGAGGGACAGAAAGTTTCACCGATGAAATAGGTCTTGATTGGACTCCTGATAATAAGCTTACATATGGAGAAATAGCCACTATATCTGTTGCGAACGAGACACGAAAGCAATACTCGACGTTACGGTATTTTCCTGCTGATTCTAGGAAATATTGTTACACACTTGATGTTATTAGTAGGACGAGGTATTTGTTAAGGGCGACTTTCTTGTATGGGAACTTTGACAAGAACAATGTTTATCCTAAGTTTGATATTTCTGTTGGAGCTACTCATTGGTCTACTATTGTTATATCGGATGCTGATAGTATAGAAATGAGAGAGCTTATATTTTTGGCTTCGAGTTCAACTGTGAGTGTGTGTTTGTCTAATGCGACAACTGGACAGCCGTTTCTGTCTACGCTTGAGCTTCGACAATTCAACGGTTCGGTTTATTTTACGGAATTTGAGAAACAGTTTTACCTGAGTGTCTCTGCAAGGATCAATTTTGGTGCGGAGAGTGATGCTCCAATCAG GTACCCTGATGATCCTTTTGATAGAATTTGGATGTCGGATTCTGTTAAGAAAGCAAATTATCTTGTTGATGTCGCTGCTGGAACTGAGAAAATTTCTACCAATGAACCAATTTTTGTTAACCGAGATGATATACCACCGATGAAAGTGATGCAGACAGCGGTAGTAGGTACAAATGGATCTTTAACTTACCGGTTGAATTTGGATGGTTTTCCTGGCACTGCTTGGGCAGTCACCTATTTTGCAGAGATTGAAGATTTGCGTCCAACTGAGTCTAGAAAATTCAGGCTGATGCTTCCAGGCCAGCCTGAAATTAGCAAGATCATTGTGAATATTGCCGAAAATGCTCTTGGGAAATATCGCCTTTATGAACCGGGATTTGTCAATCTAACCCTACCTTTTGTGCTTTCCTTTAAATTCGGCAAGACAGCTGATTCGTCCAAGGGGCCTCTCCTTAATGCCATGGAGATAAATAAGTATCTTGAGAAAAATAATGGTTCACCGGATG TTGAAGCTATTTCGGGAGTGCTTTCTCGCTATTCTTCAGCAAACTGGACTCAAGAAGGAGGTGATCCATGTCTTCCTGTTTCCTGGTCATGGATCCACTGTAGCTCGGATCCACAACCAAGAATAATTTCAAT CTTGTTATCCAGTAAAAACTTGACTGGGAATATTCCTTCAGATATTACCAAATTGGTTGGTCTGGTTGAACT ATGGCTTGATGGAAATATGTTGACCGGCCCAATACCCGATTTTACTGGTTGCACGGACTTAAAGATCAT CCATCTTGAAAATAATCAGTTCACCGGTGAGCTCCCAGCCTCCTTGGTGAATCTTCCGAGTTTGAGGGAACT ATATGTTCAAAATAATATGCTATCTGGAGCAGTACCGCCAGAGCTTCTAAGCAAGAATTTGGTTTTAAA TTACTCCGGAAACATTAACCTACATAAAGGAAGCAAAACAAAGAGCcacatatatattattattggTTCAGCAGTTGGGGCTTCTGTTCTACTTTTGGCTACTGTTATATCTTGCTTGGTTATGCGTAAAGGCAAGAAAAAATATTATGAGAAAG ACCACATAGTTTCTGTCCCTTCTTGGAAGAGTGATGATCCTGCAGAATCGGCTCACTGCTTCAGCTTAGCTGAAATTGAAAGTGCTACAAACAACTTTGAGAAAAGAATCGGTTCTGGTGGTTTTGGAATTGTATATTATGGAAAACTGAAAGAAGGAAAAGAGATAGCAGTTAAAGTTCTTAGGAATAATTCCTATCAAGGCAAGCGTGAGTTCTCCAATGAG GTGACTCTTCTATCAAGAATACATCACAGAAACTTGGTACAACTTCTTGGGTATTGTCGAGAAGAAGATAATAGTATTCTCGTGTACGAGTTCATGCATAATGGCACACTCAAGGAACATCTCTATG GCCCTTTAGTGCACGGACAAAGTATAAGTTGGATTAAACGCCTTGAGATTGCAGAAGACTCTGCCAAAG GAATTGAATACCTTCATACAGGTTGTGTTCCTGTAGTTATTCATAGAGACTTGAAAAGTAGCAATATTCTTCTTGACACACACATGAGAGCCAAGGTTTCAGATTTCGGTCTTTCCAAACTCGCTGTTGATGGAGTCTCCCATGTTTCAAGCATAGTTCGCGGAACAGTAGGATACCTGGATCCTGA GTACTATATTTCCCAACAACTAACTGACAAGAGCGATGTGTATAGCTTTGGTGTAATTCTTCTAGAACTCATATCTGGTCAAGAAGCAATATCAAATGAAAGTTTCGGGATTCATTGCCGAAACATAGTCCAATGG GCAAAATTGCACATTGAGAGTGGGGATATACAAGGCATCATTGATCCCTTACTAGGAAACAACTATGACCTACAATCAATGTGGAAAATAGCAGAGAAAGCATTGATGTGTGTTCAACCTCATGGAGATATGCGTCCATCGATCTCGGAAGTTTTAAAGGAGATCCAAGATGCAATATCTATTGAGAGAGAAGCTGAAACATCGCGAGAATGCAATTCTGATGAGGTTTCAAAAAATTCTTTTCATTCTTCCATGAACATAGGTTCAATGGATCTCGGTAGAGTTGAGAGTTTCCTTTCAATCGATGAATCGATTGCGCAACCTACTGCAAGATAG